One window of the Chryseobacterium sp. CY350 genome contains the following:
- a CDS encoding S66 peptidase family protein → MKKIFPKSLKKGDKIAIISPAGAVDSAQLQKGLEMIKNKGFEPVLGDNLYTKYSNGYNYAGTEEQRISDMNWALNDPEITVIWASRGGYGCQHLIESLNLKGFVKNPKWYIGYSDNTVIQSYLLKKGFASIHGQTIKTSSFGVTDESYDLTFDILKGKILKYSINSNQFNKAGNVEGELVGGNLALIYALLGTKYSFDFKDKILFIEDIGENYYALDRMIMSLELAGVFTKIKALVVGGMTNMGDEKENKQYEESFDEFAYQMISDRISKYSFPAVFGFPNGHILDNRPLIIGSEVSLKVGKSVSLNFKN, encoded by the coding sequence ATGAAAAAAATATTTCCTAAATCGCTGAAAAAAGGTGATAAAATTGCCATTATTTCTCCTGCTGGAGCTGTAGATTCTGCTCAGCTTCAGAAAGGTTTAGAAATGATTAAAAACAAAGGTTTTGAACCAGTTTTAGGCGATAATCTTTACACTAAATATTCCAATGGTTACAACTACGCTGGAACCGAAGAGCAAAGGATCAGTGACATGAATTGGGCATTAAACGACCCGGAAATTACTGTAATTTGGGCTTCAAGAGGTGGGTACGGTTGCCAACATTTAATTGAAAGTTTAAACTTAAAAGGTTTCGTGAAAAATCCGAAATGGTACATTGGTTATTCAGATAATACAGTGATCCAAAGTTATTTACTGAAAAAAGGTTTTGCTTCGATTCACGGACAAACCATTAAGACATCGAGTTTTGGAGTGACTGACGAAAGTTATGATCTTACATTTGATATTTTAAAAGGAAAAATTCTTAAGTACAGCATAAATTCAAATCAATTTAACAAAGCAGGAAATGTGGAAGGCGAATTAGTTGGAGGGAATTTAGCTCTGATTTATGCACTTTTAGGGACGAAATATTCTTTTGATTTTAAAGATAAAATTTTATTTATCGAAGATATTGGTGAGAACTATTATGCGCTCGACAGAATGATTATGAGTCTGGAATTGGCCGGAGTTTTTACTAAAATAAAAGCACTTGTCGTTGGCGGAATGACCAATATGGGTGACGAAAAAGAAAACAAACAATACGAAGAAAGCTTTGATGAGTTTGCTTATCAAATGATTTCAGACAGAATTTCAAAGTACAGTTTTCCTGCAGTTTTTGGTTTTCCAAATGGGCATATTCTTGACAACAGACCATTAATTATTGGTTCAGAGGTTTCTCTAAAAGTTGGAAAATCAGTTTCATTAAATTTTAAAAACTAA
- a CDS encoding nuclear transport factor 2 family protein: MKYFAFIFLFFYIFGFSQNYSKHEKAVLSKAKKLDSLMQNNDDKIINLLSPDVSFGHSNGWIQNLDDFKKDFSSKRVIYQEIKQIEISELKQNKRSISLRRTINVSGSYKSNDFKMKLALLEIWIKNRSVWKLWSRQSVEIKL, from the coding sequence ATGAAATATTTTGCTTTTATTTTTCTATTCTTTTACATTTTCGGATTTTCACAAAATTATTCAAAGCATGAAAAAGCTGTTCTGTCAAAAGCCAAAAAGCTGGATTCTCTGATGCAGAATAATGATGATAAAATTATAAATCTTTTATCTCCCGATGTATCTTTCGGTCATTCCAACGGTTGGATTCAGAATCTGGATGATTTTAAGAAAGATTTTTCATCGAAAAGAGTCATTTATCAGGAAATCAAGCAGATTGAAATTTCGGAATTAAAGCAAAATAAAAGATCAATAAGTCTCAGAAGGACAATTAATGTGTCCGGATCTTACAAAAGCAATGATTTTAAAATGAAACTGGCTTTACTGGAAATCTGGATCAAAAACAGATCTGTCTGGAAATTGTGGAGCCGACAAAGTGTAGAAATAAAGTTATAA
- a CDS encoding SDR family NAD(P)-dependent oxidoreductase, protein MKTILITGATSGIGKSTAELFAKQGNRIIICGRRTEILEAVKTELSAFTEVFSLQFDVRNLEEVENAINSLPQEWKDIDVLLNNAGNAHGLAPLSDGNTSDWDSMIDGNVKGLLYVSKTLISMMKERNSGHIINISSVAARQTYANGVVYCATKKAVDVISEGMRIELTEFGIRVTNIQPGAVETDFSLVRFKGDQERAATVYAGYEALKAEDIADAIAYCVNAPKHVTVSDMTIYPSAQSEPRTIYRKG, encoded by the coding sequence ATGAAGACAATACTCATCACCGGAGCAACTTCCGGAATAGGAAAATCTACCGCAGAACTTTTTGCAAAACAGGGAAATAGAATTATTATCTGTGGAAGGCGAACTGAGATTTTAGAAGCCGTAAAAACAGAATTATCAGCTTTCACTGAAGTTTTTAGTTTACAATTTGATGTCAGAAATCTTGAAGAGGTAGAAAATGCAATAAATTCTCTGCCGCAGGAATGGAAGGACATTGATGTTCTTCTCAACAATGCAGGAAATGCGCATGGTTTAGCACCGCTTTCAGACGGAAACACGTCCGATTGGGATTCTATGATAGATGGAAATGTAAAAGGGCTTTTATATGTTTCTAAAACACTTATTTCGATGATGAAGGAAAGGAATTCGGGTCACATTATTAATATCAGTTCGGTTGCTGCAAGACAGACGTATGCAAACGGAGTTGTGTATTGCGCAACGAAAAAGGCAGTCGATGTGATTTCGGAAGGAATGCGAATTGAGCTTACAGAATTTGGAATCAGGGTGACCAATATTCAGCCTGGAGCGGTGGAGACAGATTTTTCTTTAGTGAGATTCAAAGGAGATCAGGAACGAGCTGCCACGGTTTATGCAGGTTACGAAGCTTTGAAAGCTGAAGATATTGCCGATGCGATTGCTTATTGTGTGAATGCACCAAAACACGTTACAGTTTCCGATATGACGATCTATCCTAGCGCTCAAAGCGAGCCGAGAACGATTTACAGAAAAGGATAA
- a CDS encoding LysE family transporter, giving the protein MFELVLSAVGLGFMLSLVFIGPIFFLLIETSFTRGPKHALALDFGVITADLLCIIASYYASADIVSLIDKHPGFYRITSILILSYGIVMLVTKTKMHLPGEEKIISQNYFRTFLNGFLLNLLNVGVVLFWLVTVIGVRNQYPDTGNMIFYLGLVLSTYLMIDFLKIFLAKQFHDRLTQKLANNIRKGVGAVLILFSFFIFLQSFKKFNQFDKKLEEAEKKELKYKRLNKNLDFKL; this is encoded by the coding sequence ATGTTTGAACTCGTATTGTCGGCCGTTGGTCTGGGTTTTATGTTGAGCCTGGTTTTCATTGGTCCTATTTTTTTTCTCCTGATAGAAACCAGTTTTACAAGAGGTCCAAAACATGCTTTGGCACTTGATTTCGGTGTTATCACAGCAGATTTATTATGTATTATAGCGTCTTATTATGCAAGTGCAGACATTGTGAGTCTTATTGACAAACATCCTGGTTTTTACAGAATTACATCTATTTTAATTCTTTCATACGGTATTGTAATGTTGGTTACCAAAACCAAAATGCATTTGCCGGGCGAAGAAAAAATCATTAGCCAAAATTATTTTAGAACATTTCTTAATGGTTTTCTATTAAATCTTCTGAATGTAGGGGTTGTACTCTTTTGGCTGGTAACAGTAATAGGCGTCAGAAATCAGTATCCTGATACAGGAAACATGATTTTTTATTTAGGCCTTGTTCTTTCCACCTATTTAATGATTGATTTCCTTAAAATTTTCCTGGCAAAACAATTTCATGATAGGCTTACGCAAAAGTTGGCCAACAATATCAGAAAAGGTGTCGGGGCAGTTTTAATTTTGTTTAGCTTTTTTATTTTCCTGCAGAGTTTCAAAAAATTCAATCAGTTTGATAAAAAGCTAGAAGAAGCAGAAAAGAAAGAATTAAAATATAAAAGACTCAATAAAAATTTAGATTTTAAATTATAA
- a CDS encoding DoxX family protein yields MFYSKFVLAFFLIVAGISHFVKPYFFMKIMPDYIPFHLKMVYISGLAEILCGILLLFPETQKFGAYLCIALFIAVFPANIEMARKFYLIHHKYFWLTVLRLPLQIVLIWWAYQFRK; encoded by the coding sequence ATGTTTTACTCAAAATTTGTACTCGCTTTTTTTCTGATCGTAGCAGGGATTTCACATTTTGTGAAACCTTACTTTTTCATGAAAATAATGCCAGATTATATTCCGTTTCATTTGAAAATGGTTTACATCAGCGGATTGGCGGAAATTTTGTGCGGGATTTTACTTTTATTTCCGGAAACTCAGAAATTTGGAGCTTATCTTTGCATTGCTTTATTTATTGCAGTTTTTCCGGCAAATATTGAGATGGCAAGAAAGTTTTATTTGATTCACCATAAATATTTTTGGCTTACTGTTTTGAGACTTCCGTTGCAGATTGTTTTGATTTGGTGGGCTTATCAATTTAGAAAATAA
- a CDS encoding YraN family protein — protein sequence MADHNDLGKKAEDLAAEFLQKKGYKILTRNFRYQKAEIDIIAEKDNLIIITEVKARSTDAFMLPQEAVNKRKISLIVSAANHYLEEFNKNQEVRFDIISVLPDEKGKLVIEHIIDAFEAFDAN from the coding sequence ATGGCAGATCACAACGATTTAGGGAAAAAAGCAGAAGATTTAGCAGCCGAATTTCTTCAGAAAAAAGGCTATAAAATTCTGACCAGAAACTTCCGTTATCAGAAAGCTGAAATTGATATTATTGCTGAAAAAGACAATTTAATTATCATCACAGAAGTAAAAGCTCGTTCTACAGATGCTTTCATGTTGCCGCAAGAAGCTGTGAATAAAAGAAAAATATCATTAATTGTTTCTGCAGCCAATCATTATCTGGAAGAATTTAATAAAAATCAGGAAGTGAGATTTGATATTATTTCGGTACTTCCTGATGAGAAAGGAAAATTAGTTATCGAACATATTATAGACGCATTCGAAGCTTTCGATGCTAATTAA
- the rhuM gene encoding RhuM family protein: protein MIDAERLKQGQNVFVKDYFKELLQKIRSIRASEIRVYQKQLMNMKPSINPRKLYLILIKTSRN from the coding sequence GTGATTGATGCTGAAAGATTAAAGCAAGGTCAGAATGTATTTGTTAAAGATTATTTTAAAGAACTTCTCCAGAAAATCCGCTCAATTCGGGCGAGTGAAATAAGAGTTTATCAAAAGCAGTTAATGAATATGAAACCTTCAATAAACCCCAGAAAATTGTATCTGATTTTGATAAAAACATCAAGAAATTGA
- the tsaB gene encoding tRNA (adenosine(37)-N6)-threonylcarbamoyltransferase complex dimerization subunit type 1 TsaB encodes MKILYLETSSKNCSVAISDDEKLLCVCEEVSENYKQSESLHSFVEWALEGAELSMKDIEAISLGKGPGSYTGLRIGAASAKGFCYGLKIPLIAVNSLESMIEPFLNQNYDFVIPLVDARRMEVYTAIYDGNSGNEITSIEAKILDETSFQEFKDKKVIFVGDGAKKAKEIFQLPNAEFNEDIYPSAQYLVKKTLEKIDKKDFEDIAYFEPFYLKEFHGVKKKKSED; translated from the coding sequence ATGAAAATTCTATATCTCGAAACTTCCTCAAAAAACTGCTCGGTTGCCATTTCTGATGACGAAAAATTACTATGCGTCTGCGAAGAAGTTTCAGAAAACTATAAACAGTCGGAAAGTCTACACTCATTTGTAGAATGGGCTTTGGAAGGTGCCGAACTTTCTATGAAAGATATCGAAGCGATTTCTTTAGGAAAAGGTCCTGGTTCTTATACAGGATTGAGAATAGGAGCAGCTTCTGCGAAAGGTTTCTGTTACGGATTGAAGATTCCGCTAATTGCTGTTAATTCTTTGGAAAGCATGATAGAGCCTTTTTTAAACCAAAACTACGATTTTGTAATACCTTTAGTCGACGCACGAAGAATGGAGGTTTATACCGCGATCTATGATGGTAATTCAGGAAATGAAATAACTTCAATTGAGGCTAAAATTTTAGATGAAACCTCTTTCCAGGAATTTAAAGACAAAAAAGTTATTTTTGTAGGTGATGGTGCAAAAAAGGCGAAGGAAATTTTCCAGCTTCCGAATGCAGAATTTAATGAAGACATCTACCCTTCTGCACAATATTTAGTGAAGAAAACTTTAGAGAAAATTGATAAAAAAGATTTTGAAGATATAGCCTATTTCGAACCGTTCTATCTAAAAGAATTTCATGGAGTTAAAAAGAAAAAAAGCGAAGATTAA